From one Sorangium aterium genomic stretch:
- the meaB gene encoding methylmalonyl Co-A mutase-associated GTPase MeaB: MKASPRQLVDGLLAGDRAALARAITLAESSLPRHQELAEEVLERCLPHAGGATRLGITGVPGVGKSTFVDALGVHLVRDREETVAVLAVDPSSPVHGGSILGDKTRMPRLASDPRAYIRPSPSGGSLGGVARATRQAIVLCEAAGYSNILVETVGVGQSEVAVADMTDCFLLLMLPGAGDELQGVKRGIMELVDLVIINKADGGNVDRAARARRDYESALHLFPPAPHGWAPVVGVCSAQEGRGVSEAWENVLRHRAHMQAGGWLLRRRAAQARRWLFEVIEGRLREAFLRSAGVRERLSGVEALVEAGSLSPLRAARQLLETWGQRGL, translated from the coding sequence TTGAAGGCGAGCCCGAGGCAGCTCGTCGACGGTCTCCTCGCGGGCGACCGGGCGGCGCTCGCGCGCGCGATCACGCTGGCCGAGAGCTCGCTCCCCCGCCACCAGGAGCTCGCCGAGGAGGTCCTGGAGCGCTGCCTGCCTCACGCCGGCGGCGCCACGCGCCTCGGCATCACCGGCGTGCCCGGGGTCGGCAAGAGCACGTTCGTCGATGCCCTCGGCGTTCACCTCGTGCGCGATCGGGAGGAGACGGTGGCCGTGCTCGCTGTCGACCCGAGCAGCCCTGTCCACGGCGGGAGCATCCTCGGCGACAAGACGCGGATGCCGCGGCTGGCGAGCGACCCGCGGGCCTACATCCGCCCCTCGCCGTCGGGCGGCTCGCTCGGCGGCGTGGCGCGGGCCACGCGCCAGGCCATCGTGCTCTGCGAGGCGGCGGGATACAGCAACATCCTTGTCGAGACGGTCGGTGTCGGGCAATCCGAGGTCGCCGTCGCCGACATGACGGATTGCTTCCTGCTCCTCATGTTGCCTGGGGCCGGCGACGAGCTTCAAGGCGTGAAGCGGGGCATCATGGAGCTTGTCGATCTCGTGATCATCAACAAGGCCGACGGCGGGAACGTCGACAGGGCCGCGCGAGCGCGCCGCGACTATGAGAGCGCCTTGCACCTGTTCCCTCCGGCGCCTCACGGCTGGGCGCCCGTCGTCGGCGTCTGCTCGGCCCAGGAGGGCCGAGGCGTCAGCGAGGCGTGGGAGAACGTGCTGCGCCATCGCGCGCACATGCAGGCCGGCGGCTGGCTCCTGCGCCGCCGCGCCGCGCAGGCGCGCCGCTGGCTGTTCGAGGTCATCGAGGGGCGCCTGCGGGAGGCGTTCCTGCGCAGCGCTGGCGTGCGCGAGCGCCTGTCCGGCGTGGAAGCGCTCGTCGAGGCGGGATCGCTCAGCCCGCTGCGCGCCGCGCGGCAGCTGCTGGAGACCTGGGGCCAGCGCGGCCTATAA
- a CDS encoding tRNA-uridine aminocarboxypropyltransferase, translating into MRDVCWRCRRPRPVCYCALLPSLPTRTRVVLLQHPRERKVGIGTALMTHLALPNSELHEGVVFEEDARIAALASDPTTAVLYPGGDAPAAGGAPVRSLIVVDGTWWQARKMLALNPRLAAVRRIGVTPRAPGNYRIRKEPRPECLATVEAVASALGALEGEPARFDEMLRAFTFMVDRQIEHQARSKAPRRRRAQAASPLAPLRPYLAEPERLVLVDGGASSGGPAGAGAGEPTSELVHLVACRASGERFEAFLRPRRPLGPSVAHQLEVPEARLLDGEDAGAALTRFRAFVGDGVLGTWGSFTVDVLAQEGVRRPPFLDLRDLCARHLGRRPGGIANGARALRAGEPAPWGAGRCGRAVGWLEVVLARLLDLAGEDSAPDS; encoded by the coding sequence ATGCGCGACGTCTGCTGGCGCTGCCGGCGCCCCCGTCCGGTCTGCTATTGCGCGCTCCTGCCCTCGTTGCCGACGAGGACCCGGGTCGTGCTCCTCCAGCACCCGCGCGAGCGGAAGGTCGGCATCGGCACGGCGCTCATGACCCACCTGGCGCTGCCCAACTCCGAGCTGCACGAGGGGGTGGTCTTCGAGGAGGACGCCCGGATCGCCGCGCTCGCGAGCGATCCGACCACGGCCGTGCTCTATCCCGGGGGCGACGCGCCCGCGGCGGGCGGGGCGCCGGTGCGCTCGCTCATCGTGGTCGACGGCACGTGGTGGCAGGCGAGGAAGATGCTCGCGTTGAACCCGCGCCTGGCCGCGGTGCGGCGCATCGGCGTGACGCCCCGCGCGCCGGGCAACTACCGCATCCGCAAGGAGCCGCGGCCCGAGTGCCTCGCCACGGTCGAGGCGGTGGCCAGCGCGCTCGGCGCGCTCGAGGGCGAGCCCGCGCGCTTCGACGAGATGCTGCGGGCCTTCACGTTCATGGTCGACCGGCAGATCGAGCACCAGGCGAGGAGCAAGGCCCCGCGGCGGCGGCGCGCGCAGGCGGCCTCGCCGCTCGCGCCGCTGCGCCCCTACCTCGCCGAGCCGGAGAGGCTGGTGCTCGTCGACGGCGGGGCCAGCTCCGGGGGGCCGGCGGGCGCGGGCGCGGGCGAGCCGACATCCGAGCTCGTCCACCTCGTGGCCTGCCGCGCGTCGGGCGAGCGCTTCGAGGCGTTCCTGCGCCCGCGGCGGCCGCTGGGCCCGAGCGTCGCGCACCAGCTCGAGGTGCCCGAGGCGCGCCTCCTCGACGGCGAGGACGCGGGCGCTGCCCTGACGCGCTTCCGCGCCTTCGTCGGCGACGGCGTGCTGGGCACCTGGGGCTCTTTCACGGTGGACGTGCTCGCGCAGGAGGGCGTCCGGCGCCCGCCTTTCCTCGACCTGCGCGACCTCTGCGCGCGGCACCTCGGGCGGCGCCCCGGCGGCATCGCCAACGGGGCGCGGGCGCTCCGGGCCGGGGAGCCGGCGCCGTGGGGCGCCGGTCGGTGCGGGCGCGCGGTGGGGTGGCTCGAGGTCGTCCTCGCGCGCCTGCTCGACCTCGCGGGGGAGGACTCGGCACCAGACAGCTAG
- a CDS encoding macrolide 2'-phosphotransferase, translated as MTERTSTPSTSPSSFAPIDSVAALLDAARREGLRLVTSHADFDRSGLDFLVVHAHDEDGVPWVVRTPRRLAVVASACVEARVLALVRRHLPVAVPDWRVHTDHVIAYPRLGDVPAVSFDPEAGPRWSRVDPAAPSEVFVASVAEALAALQRVDAAEVRSAGVPVKSIDDARQLHARAMDETRAALAPPEALWARWQRWLEDDAIWPRHLALVHGDLHPGHMLLDEGGRLTGILDWTEAHLGDPSVDFALFVGAFGMAALDACIARFEAAGGETWPGLAAHAGERWAAFPAIAAKWGVESGDEGVIAHARNLLAGIAAESG; from the coding sequence ATGACCGAACGTACAAGCACCCCGTCCACGTCTCCTTCGTCCTTTGCTCCCATCGACTCCGTCGCTGCGCTCCTCGATGCGGCGCGCCGCGAGGGGCTCCGTCTCGTCACGTCCCACGCCGACTTCGACCGGAGCGGGCTCGACTTCCTCGTCGTGCACGCCCACGACGAGGACGGCGTTCCGTGGGTCGTGCGCACGCCGCGCCGCCTCGCGGTGGTCGCGTCTGCCTGCGTGGAGGCCCGCGTGCTGGCCCTCGTGCGCAGGCACCTGCCGGTGGCCGTGCCGGACTGGCGCGTGCACACCGACCACGTGATCGCCTATCCGCGCCTCGGCGACGTGCCCGCCGTCTCCTTCGATCCGGAGGCGGGCCCGCGCTGGAGCCGCGTCGATCCAGCGGCGCCGTCCGAGGTGTTCGTCGCGTCGGTGGCCGAGGCGCTCGCGGCGCTCCAGCGCGTGGACGCGGCAGAGGTCCGTTCGGCGGGCGTCCCCGTGAAGTCCATCGACGACGCGCGCCAGCTCCACGCGCGGGCCATGGACGAGACGCGCGCCGCGCTGGCGCCGCCGGAGGCGCTGTGGGCCCGGTGGCAGCGCTGGCTCGAGGACGACGCGATCTGGCCGCGCCACCTCGCCCTCGTGCACGGCGATCTCCACCCCGGCCACATGCTCCTCGACGAGGGCGGCCGTCTCACGGGGATCCTGGACTGGACCGAGGCCCACCTCGGCGATCCCTCGGTCGACTTCGCGCTCTTCGTCGGCGCCTTCGGCATGGCCGCGCTCGACGCGTGCATCGCGCGCTTCGAGGCGGCCGGCGGCGAGACGTGGCCGGGACTCGCGGCCCACGCCGGCGAGCGCTGGGCGGCGTTCCCCGCGATCGCGGCGAAGTGGGGAGTCGAGTCCGGCGATGAGGGCGTGATCGCCCACGCGCGCAACCTGCTCGCAGGGATCGCGGCCGAGAGCGGGTGA
- a CDS encoding MFS transporter, with protein MAQTSPQTFAVTPTSNAPAAGREVVSSSTLWKVIFASAGGTMIEWYDFYIFGSLAAIISTHFFPKDNPTASFLLTLGTFATGFVVRPFGALVFGRIGDIVGRKYAFLVTLLLMGGATALIGFLPTYDKIGLLAPIALVLIRLVQGLALGGEYGGAAVYVAEHAPDEKRGFYTSFIQITATLGLFISLAVILSTRLLVGEEAFKEWGWRIPFLLSVLLVGVSFYVRSRLKESPIFSKLKAEGKTSTAPIKDSLGNKRNWKVILVALFGATAGQGVVWYTGQFYALYFLQNTLKVPFITATIVIASALALGMPFFVFFGALSDRIGRKKIMLAGNLCGAIGFFPVFWAMKQNADNPVVLTALVFVLVLFVTMVYGPIAAYLVEAFPAKVRYTSLSIPYHVGNGVFGGLLPLIASSVTVATGNIYAGLLYPIAVALITVVVGGIFLKERSDVRLWDELDRAA; from the coding sequence ATGGCACAGACGTCTCCCCAAACCTTCGCCGTGACCCCCACGAGCAATGCCCCCGCGGCCGGGCGTGAGGTTGTCAGCAGCTCCACGCTCTGGAAGGTCATCTTCGCGTCCGCTGGCGGCACGATGATCGAGTGGTACGACTTCTATATCTTCGGGAGTCTCGCCGCGATCATCTCGACCCACTTCTTCCCGAAGGACAACCCGACCGCGAGCTTCCTCTTGACGCTCGGCACGTTCGCAACGGGCTTCGTCGTCCGCCCGTTCGGCGCGCTCGTGTTCGGGCGCATCGGCGATATCGTCGGTCGGAAGTACGCGTTCCTCGTGACGCTGCTGCTCATGGGCGGCGCGACGGCGCTCATCGGCTTCTTGCCGACGTACGACAAGATCGGGCTCCTCGCCCCGATCGCGCTCGTCCTGATACGCCTCGTTCAGGGCCTCGCGCTCGGCGGCGAGTACGGCGGCGCGGCGGTGTACGTCGCCGAGCACGCGCCCGACGAGAAGCGCGGCTTCTACACCTCGTTCATCCAGATCACGGCGACGCTCGGTCTGTTCATCTCGCTGGCGGTGATCCTCAGCACCCGCCTCCTCGTGGGCGAGGAGGCCTTCAAGGAATGGGGCTGGCGCATCCCGTTCCTCCTGTCGGTCCTCCTCGTCGGCGTGTCCTTCTACGTGCGTTCCCGCCTCAAGGAGTCGCCGATCTTCAGCAAGCTCAAGGCCGAGGGGAAGACGTCGACCGCTCCCATCAAGGACAGCCTCGGCAACAAGCGCAACTGGAAGGTCATCCTGGTCGCCCTCTTCGGCGCCACGGCCGGCCAGGGTGTGGTCTGGTACACGGGGCAGTTCTATGCCCTCTACTTCCTGCAGAACACGCTGAAGGTCCCGTTCATCACGGCCACCATCGTGATCGCCTCCGCGCTTGCCCTCGGCATGCCGTTCTTCGTGTTCTTCGGCGCGCTCTCGGACCGCATCGGCCGCAAGAAGATCATGCTCGCGGGCAACCTGTGCGGCGCGATCGGCTTCTTCCCCGTGTTCTGGGCGATGAAGCAGAACGCGGACAACCCGGTCGTGCTCACCGCGCTCGTGTTCGTGCTCGTGCTGTTCGTCACGATGGTCTACGGCCCGATCGCGGCCTACCTTGTCGAGGCCTTCCCCGCGAAGGTGCGTTACACGTCGCTCTCGATCCCGTACCACGTCGGCAACGGCGTGTTCGGCGGGCTCTTGCCGCTCATCGCCTCGTCGGTGACGGTCGCGACGGGCAACATCTACGCGGGGCTCCTCTATCCGATCGCGGTGGCGCTCATCACCGTGGTCGTCGGCGGGATCTTCCTGAAAGAGCGCAGCGACGTGCGCCTCTGGGACGAGCTCGATCGCGCGGCTTGA
- a CDS encoding ATP-binding protein, whose product MIDVGVLLFATVAWLAVLAAIALAAQRERIPRALARHPLVLALSLGVYASSWTYYGGVGFAQRHGLVFLAVYLGPTLACVATPLLWSRVLRITREQRLSSLADLFAFRFQSPAAGAVVAAFSLVASVPYIAQQFRATEQSVRVLSGPGHEEAVGAVFWALLTLFTAFFGARPAAEQGREDGLAAAVAFESAAKLAVLAAVGLVAVLGVFGGAGGLAGWLGEHAAEVEALGRPVREDSGWTSMLVISFAAAFLLPRQWHMAFASGAGDRALAKAAWAFPLFLLALNLPVLPVLWAGTRLAPAEPADSYVLLVPQLLGQGWLALAAFIGGISAASAMVMVTAVALASASATHLLLPLARRTLRRNVYARVLWLRRGLLIVILAGGWLFHRAQPHRGLLVESGIVSFVAFAQFLPGLFAALFWERATRAGFLAGLVAGIGTWTATCLAPFLPELSGLDPGWLDLLREGAGRADPAVYVTVTDTWSLPTFVSLAVNGATLGLVSLLRPPAEEEREAARLCTRREIGPSVERATVASSVGALEERLARLLGREAAALEVTRARIELDIPRDETRSTELHALQERLHRNLSPLVGPVLARTVAEADAQAAPAAFGSRAASGALTEELRWLERRLARGEATTTFVGAAKELDLLRRWLRSVLAQLPLGVCAVGSDGAISLVNRRLEALVGAEERDLVGAPLDRLPAPFAELFARAARAASAGEGGADEIEAHVAGRARSLRVHRAALDPLDARAASGGVVLLVEDRTEQRALEAQLAHRDRLAQLGRLAAGVAHEVGNPLTGIACLAQNLRAESDSDEIRARAGLILGEAARIEAILRSLLDHSRTGAVPKPGEGARARVGRVALSEVVAEAVRLIRLDRAAPHVRVDQACPDSLVVIGDRRELVQVFVNLLANARDASEAGALIAVRGWIEAGQIVVEVEDHGSGIPEELLAAVLEPFVTTKRDPSGTGLGLPLSRSIVEDHGGTLALRSAVGRGTTVVVRLPLAGAG is encoded by the coding sequence GTGATCGACGTCGGCGTCCTCCTGTTCGCCACGGTGGCCTGGCTCGCCGTGCTCGCCGCGATCGCGCTCGCCGCGCAGCGCGAGCGGATCCCCCGCGCGCTCGCGCGTCACCCGCTCGTCCTCGCCCTCTCGCTCGGCGTCTACGCCTCGTCGTGGACCTACTACGGCGGCGTCGGCTTCGCGCAGCGCCACGGCCTCGTCTTCCTCGCGGTCTACCTCGGCCCGACGCTCGCGTGCGTCGCCACCCCGCTCCTCTGGTCGCGCGTCCTGCGCATCACGCGCGAGCAGCGCCTCTCCTCGCTCGCCGACCTCTTCGCCTTCCGCTTCCAGAGCCCCGCGGCGGGGGCGGTCGTCGCCGCCTTCTCTCTCGTCGCCAGCGTGCCCTACATCGCGCAGCAGTTCCGCGCGACCGAGCAGTCGGTCCGCGTGCTCTCCGGGCCCGGGCACGAGGAGGCCGTGGGCGCCGTCTTCTGGGCGCTGCTCACGCTCTTCACGGCGTTCTTCGGCGCCCGCCCGGCCGCCGAGCAGGGGCGGGAGGACGGCCTCGCGGCGGCGGTCGCGTTCGAGTCGGCGGCGAAGCTCGCCGTGCTCGCGGCGGTGGGCCTCGTCGCCGTGCTCGGGGTGTTCGGCGGGGCGGGCGGGCTCGCGGGCTGGCTCGGCGAGCACGCCGCCGAGGTCGAGGCGCTCGGCCGCCCCGTGCGCGAGGACAGCGGCTGGACGTCGATGCTCGTCATCAGCTTCGCCGCCGCCTTCCTGCTGCCGAGGCAGTGGCACATGGCGTTCGCCAGCGGCGCCGGCGACCGCGCGCTCGCCAAGGCGGCCTGGGCCTTCCCGCTCTTCCTGCTCGCCCTCAACCTGCCCGTCCTGCCCGTCCTCTGGGCCGGGACCCGCCTCGCGCCGGCCGAGCCCGCCGACAGCTACGTGCTGCTCGTGCCGCAGCTGCTCGGCCAGGGCTGGCTCGCCCTCGCCGCGTTCATCGGCGGCATCTCCGCGGCGAGCGCCATGGTCATGGTCACGGCCGTCGCCCTCGCGAGCGCCAGCGCCACGCACCTGCTCCTGCCGCTCGCCCGGAGGACGCTGCGCCGCAACGTCTACGCGCGCGTGCTGTGGCTCCGCCGCGGGCTCCTGATCGTCATCCTCGCCGGCGGGTGGCTCTTCCACCGCGCGCAGCCGCACCGAGGGCTGCTCGTCGAGAGCGGCATCGTGTCGTTCGTCGCCTTCGCGCAGTTCCTGCCGGGGCTCTTCGCCGCGCTCTTCTGGGAGCGCGCGACGCGCGCCGGGTTCCTCGCCGGGCTCGTGGCCGGCATCGGCACCTGGACCGCCACCTGCCTCGCGCCCTTCCTGCCCGAGCTGTCCGGGCTCGACCCGGGGTGGCTCGATCTCCTGCGCGAGGGCGCGGGCCGGGCCGACCCCGCCGTGTACGTGACGGTCACGGACACCTGGTCGCTGCCCACGTTCGTGTCGCTCGCCGTCAACGGCGCCACGCTCGGGCTCGTCTCGCTCCTGCGCCCCCCGGCCGAGGAGGAGCGCGAGGCGGCGCGCCTGTGCACGCGCCGCGAGATCGGCCCGTCGGTCGAGCGCGCGACCGTGGCCTCGAGCGTTGGCGCGCTGGAGGAGCGGCTCGCGCGGCTGCTCGGCCGCGAGGCGGCCGCCCTCGAGGTCACGCGCGCACGGATCGAGCTCGACATCCCGCGCGACGAGACGCGGTCCACCGAGCTCCACGCGCTCCAGGAGCGTCTGCACCGCAACCTGTCGCCGCTCGTCGGCCCGGTGCTCGCGAGGACCGTCGCGGAGGCGGACGCGCAGGCCGCCCCCGCGGCGTTCGGCAGTCGAGCGGCGAGCGGCGCGCTCACCGAGGAGCTCCGGTGGCTGGAGCGGCGCCTCGCGCGCGGGGAGGCCACGACGACGTTCGTCGGCGCCGCGAAGGAGCTCGACCTCCTGCGGCGCTGGCTCCGCTCGGTGCTCGCGCAGCTCCCCCTCGGCGTCTGCGCCGTCGGCTCCGACGGCGCGATCAGCCTCGTGAACCGCCGCCTGGAGGCGCTCGTCGGCGCCGAGGAGCGCGACCTCGTCGGGGCGCCGCTCGACCGGCTGCCGGCCCCGTTCGCGGAGCTGTTCGCGCGCGCCGCCCGCGCCGCCTCCGCGGGCGAGGGCGGCGCGGACGAGATCGAGGCGCACGTGGCCGGCCGCGCGCGCTCGCTGCGCGTCCACCGCGCCGCGCTCGACCCGCTCGACGCGCGCGCCGCCTCGGGGGGCGTGGTCCTCCTCGTGGAGGACCGCACCGAGCAGCGCGCGCTCGAGGCGCAGCTCGCCCACCGCGACCGCCTCGCCCAGCTCGGCCGCCTCGCCGCCGGCGTGGCCCACGAGGTCGGCAACCCGCTCACCGGCATCGCCTGCCTCGCGCAGAACCTCCGCGCCGAGTCCGACAGCGACGAGATCCGCGCGCGGGCGGGCCTCATCCTCGGCGAGGCGGCGCGCATCGAGGCCATCCTGCGCTCCCTGCTCGACCACAGCCGCACTGGCGCCGTGCCGAAGCCCGGCGAGGGCGCGCGCGCGCGGGTCGGGCGCGTGGCGCTCTCCGAGGTGGTCGCCGAGGCCGTGCGGCTCATCCGGCTCGACCGCGCGGCGCCCCACGTCCGGGTGGACCAGGCCTGTCCCGACTCGCTCGTCGTCATCGGCGACCGGCGCGAGCTCGTCCAGGTCTTCGTCAACCTGCTCGCGAACGCCCGCGACGCGTCCGAGGCCGGCGCGCTCATCGCCGTCCGAGGGTGGATCGAGGCCGGCCAGATCGTTGTCGAGGTCGAGGACCACGGCAGCGGCATCCCCGAGGAGCTCCTCGCCGCGGTGCTGGAGCCGTTCGTGACGACGAAGCGCGACCCGAGCGGCACGGGGCTCGGCCTGCCGCTCTCGCGCTCGATCGTCGAGGATCACGGCGGGACCCTCGCGCTGCGGAGCGCGGTGGGGCGGGGGACGACGGTCGTCGTCCGGCTGCCGCTCGCGGGCGCGGGGTGA
- a CDS encoding pyridoxal-dependent decarboxylase has protein sequence MKQYFQFGDGPFLKGAGTRSPEAWFLGPKAENADEFERLIVEAVRDHSFWRRNFHPQDPTHITEQSKRHPSYLHAMDSLKDSFRSLMSFLKKSVPFFSDRYQGHMNWDTSIPSVLGYFAAMLYNPNNVAFEGSTATTILEMLVGDDLCRMLGYSLPDEGAGEKAIRPWGHITCGGTVANIEAIWSSRNLKFYPLSLRDALRSEPSLSAARELVVTTCDGRRAQLGALDAWSLLNLKVDEILALPARLTQEYGISSDTITAAMAGHSLQHLGIQELYRRCGADLPCSPVFLVPATKHYSFPKAAAVLGIGSANVLDIPVDCDARMSLSALEATLKRCLDERRPVYTVVSVVGSTEESAVDPLKAILDLRHRFQKEGLSFTVHADAAWGGYFASILRPDEGPRAKDAPSGPAAEIGMSRYVTAQLSALGRADSITVDPHKSGYVPYPAGALCYRNSAMRDMVTFKAPYIVHGDAEPTVGIYGLEGSKPGAAVAAVYLSHKVIRPTRSGYGQLHRKALFNCKRFYARLLCLARREDRFIIVPVPRLPAEIGGGDVESELQFIRERIDRPSLEELLADPEAMAVLPELGPDQNILTYAVNFKHPDGSINTSLEMMNRLNKAIYDLLSIAPGDDIYHYRMIVSTTDFSEEHYGNVFIEDYKRRLGVSASVGSTVTVLRSTMMAPWLLESPEGSILDVLELELRDAIFKAMMRDSMLQAFEEIDTNRDGALDVAEIMAKFREKGFHDSEVDEFLQVCDLDRNGSVSVSEFLGAFSHFLVKTKLSGREARG, from the coding sequence ATGAAACAATACTTCCAATTCGGCGACGGGCCGTTCCTCAAAGGGGCCGGGACGAGGTCGCCGGAGGCGTGGTTCTTGGGCCCGAAGGCCGAGAACGCTGACGAGTTCGAGAGGCTCATCGTGGAGGCCGTCCGGGATCACTCGTTCTGGCGACGGAACTTCCACCCTCAGGATCCCACGCACATCACCGAGCAGTCCAAGCGGCACCCGTCCTACCTCCACGCGATGGATTCGCTGAAGGACAGCTTTCGGTCGCTCATGTCGTTCCTCAAGAAATCGGTGCCCTTCTTCAGCGATCGGTACCAGGGGCACATGAACTGGGACACCTCGATCCCCAGCGTGCTCGGCTACTTCGCCGCGATGCTCTACAACCCCAACAACGTCGCGTTCGAAGGGTCCACGGCGACCACGATCCTGGAGATGCTCGTGGGCGACGATCTCTGCCGGATGCTCGGCTATTCGCTGCCGGACGAGGGCGCCGGCGAGAAGGCCATTCGACCCTGGGGACACATCACTTGCGGCGGCACGGTCGCGAACATCGAGGCGATCTGGTCTTCAAGGAACTTGAAATTCTACCCGTTGTCGCTCCGGGACGCGCTGAGATCCGAGCCGAGCCTCTCGGCGGCGCGTGAGCTCGTCGTGACCACGTGCGACGGCAGGCGCGCGCAGCTCGGCGCCCTCGACGCCTGGTCGCTCCTGAACCTCAAGGTGGACGAGATTCTCGCGCTGCCCGCGCGCCTCACGCAGGAGTACGGCATCTCGAGCGACACGATCACGGCGGCGATGGCGGGCCACTCCCTCCAGCACCTGGGGATCCAGGAGCTCTACCGGCGATGTGGGGCAGACCTGCCGTGCTCGCCTGTGTTTCTCGTCCCCGCCACGAAGCACTACTCGTTCCCCAAGGCAGCGGCCGTGCTGGGCATCGGCTCGGCGAACGTGCTCGATATCCCCGTGGACTGCGACGCGCGGATGAGCCTCTCCGCGCTGGAGGCGACGCTGAAGCGTTGCCTCGACGAGCGGCGGCCGGTCTACACGGTGGTGAGCGTCGTCGGGAGCACGGAGGAGAGCGCGGTCGATCCGCTGAAGGCGATCCTCGACCTGCGCCATCGATTCCAGAAGGAGGGGCTCTCGTTCACGGTCCACGCAGACGCCGCATGGGGCGGCTATTTCGCCTCGATCCTCCGCCCTGACGAGGGGCCGCGCGCGAAGGACGCGCCCTCGGGGCCTGCGGCCGAGATCGGGATGAGCAGGTACGTGACGGCGCAGCTCTCGGCGCTCGGCCGGGCGGATTCGATCACGGTGGATCCGCACAAGTCGGGCTATGTCCCGTACCCGGCCGGGGCGCTCTGCTACCGGAACTCGGCGATGCGCGACATGGTGACGTTCAAGGCCCCCTACATCGTCCACGGGGACGCGGAGCCGACCGTGGGCATCTATGGGCTCGAAGGGTCGAAGCCAGGAGCCGCGGTGGCGGCGGTCTACCTGAGCCACAAGGTCATCCGGCCGACCCGGAGCGGGTACGGGCAGCTCCACCGGAAGGCCCTCTTCAACTGCAAGAGGTTCTACGCGCGGCTCCTCTGCTTGGCTCGCCGGGAAGATCGGTTCATCATCGTCCCGGTCCCGCGGCTTCCAGCCGAGATCGGGGGCGGCGACGTGGAGAGCGAGCTGCAGTTCATCCGCGAGCGCATCGACCGACCGAGCCTCGAGGAGCTCCTGGCCGACCCCGAGGCGATGGCGGTGCTGCCGGAGCTCGGTCCCGATCAGAACATCCTCACCTACGCCGTCAACTTCAAGCACCCAGACGGTTCGATCAACACCAGCCTCGAAATGATGAACCGATTGAACAAGGCGATCTATGATCTCTTGAGCATCGCCCCCGGGGACGACATCTATCACTACCGGATGATCGTGAGCACGACGGACTTCAGCGAGGAGCACTACGGCAACGTCTTCATCGAGGACTACAAGCGGCGCCTCGGGGTCTCGGCGTCGGTGGGCTCGACGGTGACGGTGCTGAGGTCCACGATGATGGCGCCCTGGCTCCTGGAGTCGCCTGAGGGGAGCATCCTGGATGTGCTGGAGCTCGAGCTTCGCGATGCGATCTTCAAAGCGATGATGCGGGACTCGATGCTCCAGGCCTTCGAGGAGATCGACACGAATCGGGACGGCGCCCTGGACGTGGCCGAGATCATGGCGAAGTTTCGCGAGAAGGGCTTCCACGACAGCGAAGTTGACGAGTTTTTGCAGGTCTGCGACCTCGACAGGAACGGCAGTGTGTCGGTGAGCGAGTTCCTCGGGGCGTTCTCGCACTTCCTGGTGAAGACGAAGCTCTCGGGGAGAGAGGCGAGGGGGTAA